A window of Ptychodera flava strain L36383 chromosome 1, AS_Pfla_20210202, whole genome shotgun sequence contains these coding sequences:
- the LOC139145233 gene encoding type II iodothyronine deiodinase-like, translated as MDNIAAVLSGSLSSLHHDYKNLVDFLFIYLLEGHPRDGWALGSYFSYFDHHENLDDRIVAVRRLIEADSEFQTFTTDIEDFSKVRVVVDPMENKFADAYAALPDRAFVIEGDKMAYIGGTVREQSRNPLVMITENVRDWLKVRFSDSK; from the exons GCCGCGGTCCTAAGCGGGTCTTTGTCCTCACTGCACCACGACTACAAGAACCTGGTCGACTTCTTGTTCATCTATCTGCTCGAAGGACATCCGCGCGACGGCTGGGCATTGGGCTCGTACTTCAGTTACTTCGACCATCACGAGAACTTGGATGACAGAATTGTAGCCGTCAG GCGACTGATTGAAGCcgattctgaatttcaaacttttacgaCCGACATCGAAGATTTCAGCAAAGTCAGAGTCGTGGTGGACccaatggaaaacaaatttgCCGACGCCTATGCTGCTTTGCCGGACAGGGCTTTCGTCATTGAGGGCGATAAGATGGCTTACATCGGGGGAACTGTAAGGGAACAGTCGAGAAATCCTCTGGTGATGATTACTGAGAACGTACGAGATTGGCTTAAAGTGAGATTTTCCGACAGCAAGTAG